In a single window of the Rhineura floridana isolate rRhiFlo1 chromosome 3, rRhiFlo1.hap2, whole genome shotgun sequence genome:
- the LOC133379562 gene encoding probable serine/threonine-protein kinase DDB_G0291350 isoform X1, which yields MKLHLGQDRVLQDAKKTNYIHFCCTPSAQDPKVGRLRELLAGQGRGVRRVCVCASKGRKHVRVSRWKELQGGCSSFVRSVGQRSNTRTQRRKVIASIDISVDHGVSKKNEINHARMKIPLPKTGRAVSGYSESTFVFIDLQRDPVLAYSELRTLARRGTVHDRIVFPGLKQLGGKGGRRARKKVFYSSSCSCTIEKLEGFLVIRSCSPGFSGRIMLPRLFRKQLSSSSTDNNNNNNNNNNNNNNNNNNNNNNNNNNNNITVAYDPYYVYPQNTIVKEVTILHTQTHLPIEQNLYNRAGLCV from the exons ATTCACTTCTGCTGTACACCTTCTGCCCAGGACCCGAAAGTAGGAAGGTTAAGAGAGCTCTTGGCTGGGCAAGGAAGAGGAGTgcgccgtgtgtgtgtgtgtgcatccaaaggaagaaaacatGTTCGGGTGTCTCGGTGGAAAG AGTTGCAAGGAGGATGTTCGAGCTTCGTTCGATCCGTAGGACAGCGGAGCAACACAAGGACTCAAAGAAGGAAAGTGATTGCCTCAATAG ACATCTCGGTGGACCATGGGGTTTCcaagaaaaatgaaataaatcatgCAAGAATGAAAATCCCCCTACCTAAAACAGGCCGCGCTGTTTCAGGATATTCAGAAAGTACATTTGTGTTTATAGATCTACAGCGCGATCCTGTACttgcttactctgaa CTCCGGACACTTGCAAGAAGAGGTACTGTGCATGACAGAATTGTCTTCCCTGGCTTGAAACAGCTtggagggaaaggaggaagaagagcCAGGAAGAAAGTCTTCTACAGTTCCTCCTGCAGCTGTACCATAGAGAAGCTGGAGGGTTTCTTGGTTATAAGGTCCTGTTCACCTGGTTTTTCTGGTCGTATTATGCTTCCCCGACTCTTTAGAAAACAGCTCTCAAGCAGCAGCaccgataataataataataataataataataataataataataataataataataacaacaacaacaacaacaataacaataataataatattacagTGGCCTATGATCCTTATTACGTCTACCCTCAGAACACTATTGTGAAGGAAGTCACTATTCTGCACACACAGACTCACCTTCCTATTGAACAAAATCTATATAATAGGGCTGGCCTATGTGTCTAG